A genomic window from Salvia splendens isolate huo1 chromosome 11, SspV2, whole genome shotgun sequence includes:
- the LOC121755873 gene encoding anthocyanidin 3-O-glucosyltransferase 6-like, whose protein sequence is MLPLTSSLYLKANYLLTSGIQQHTTFLQHKASHYSLILHIKKMAETKAKTTLIFVPLPVLSHLLASIKLANLLTDRDDRLSITILILNLQLDSKISSRIKNSQNSRVHFVQLERDESDKSPKSTLVQIVSSQKSAVKSAAAAAAAGSNLSGFIFDILCSSMMDVAAELGAPSYIFFTCGAAGLGLLFRISDLIRRRDRALKDYLDSDAEVPAPTFVNPVPAKVWPAMAFANEAGFLDLTDRLRSVSGIVVNTFLELEAHAIAALAGDAAAPAVYPVGPLLHDEEESADDAARLRRAEILGWLDEQPESSVAFLCFGTNGYFDEAQVTEIATALERSGTRFLWSLRKPPSKETGAAISEYENPGKVLPGGFLDRTAGTGRVIGWAPQMAVLSHRAVGGFMTHCGWNSILESVSCGVPMAVWPMFAEQQMNAFQLVHELEIAVEIKMDYRRDAPKLVAADRIEKGIRELMDVDNKIHANVKELKEKSKNALMENESSSNFVRSFIENVTNL, encoded by the coding sequence ATGCTTCCACTAACATCTTCTCTTTACTTAAAAGCCAACTATCTATTGACTAGTGGAATCCAACAACACACCACATTCCTTCAACACAAAGCATCACACTATTCTCTCATTCTTCATATCAAGAAAATGGCAGAAACAAAAGCAAAAACAACCTTGATCTTTGTACCTCTCCCTGTCCTTAGCCATCTCTTAGCTTCCATAAAATTAGCAAACCTCCTAACCGACCGTGACGATCGCCTCTCCATCACTATCCTAATCCTCAATCTCCAATTGGACTCCAAAATCTCCTCTCGCAtcaaaaattcccaaaattcTCGCGTCCATTTCGTCCAACTCGAACGAGATGAATCCGACAAATCCCCCAAATCCACGCTCGTCCAAATCGTCTCCAGCCAGAAATCCGCCGTGAAatccgctgccgccgccgccgccgccggatcTAACCTCTCCGGCTTCATTTTCGACATCCTCTGCTCCTCCATGATGGACGTCGCGGCGGAGCTCGGCGCGCCGTCGTACATTTTCTTCACCTGCGGCGCCGCCGGCCTCGGCCTCCTCTTCCGCATCTCCGATCTGATCCGCCGCCGCGATCGCGCGCTGAAGGACTACCTCGACTCCGACGCCGAGGTTCCGGCGCCGACCTTCGTCAATCCGGTGCCGGCGAAGGTCTGGCCGGCGATGGCGTTCGCCAACGAGGCCGGCTTCCTCGATCTGACGGACAGGCTGCGGTCCGTCAGCGGCATCGTGGTCAACACGTTCCTCGAGCTCGAGGCGCACGCGATCGCCGCGCTCGCCGGAGACGCCGCCGCTCCGGCGGTCTACCCCGTCGGCCCACTCCTCCATGACGAGGAGGAGTCGGCCGACGATGCCGCGCGCCTGCGGCGCGCGGAGATCCTCGGGTGGCTCGACGAGCAGCCCGAGTCCTCCGTGGCATTCCTCTGCTTCGGGACGAACGGCTACTTCGACGAGGCTCAAGTGACGGAAATAGCGACGGCTTTGGAGCGGAGCGGGACGCGGTTTTTATGGTCGCTGAGGAAGCCGCCGTCCAAGGAGACGGGGGCAGCCATCAGCGAGTACGAAAATCCCGGGAAAGTGCTCCCGGGAGGGTTCCTCGACCGCACGGCCGGGACTGGCCGAGTGATCGGGTGGGCCCCACAGATGGCAGTGCTGTCACATCGTGCGGTGGGTGGGTTTATGACGCACTGTGGATGGAATTCGATTTTGGAGAGCGTTTCGTGTGGGGTCCCGATGGCCGTGTGGCCGATGTTTGCAGAGCAGCAGATGAATGCGTTCCAACTCGTTCACGAGTTGGAGATCGCGGTCGAGATCAAGATGGATTACCGAAGAGATGCTCCGAAGCTGGTGGCTGCGGATAGAATAGAGAAGGGGATTAGGGAGTTGATGGATGTGGACAATAAAATCCACGCTAATGTCAAGGAGTTGAAGGAGAAGAGTAAAAATGCCCTAATGGAAAATGAATCATCGTCTAATTTCGTACGTAGTTTCATtgaaaatgtgacaaatttgtAA
- the LOC121754127 gene encoding choline-phosphate cytidylyltransferase 2-like, producing the protein MVDSGVAAAATEQRQTITTSTAESTKSDAVNAPSSSDRPIRVYADGIYDLFHFGHARSLEQAKKSFPNTYLLVGCCNDEVTHKFKGKTVMTESERYESLRHCKWVDEVIPDAPWVIDQEFLDKHNIDYVAHDSLPYADASGAGNDVYEFVKAVGRFKETKRTEGISTSDIIMRIVKDYNQYVMRNLDRGYSRKELNLSYVKEKRLRVNMRLRKLQEKVKEHQEKVGEKIQTVAKTATIRRDMWVENADRLVAGFLEMFEERCHKMGTAIRDRIQESLRGQNGSGLLDYGEEGDDEEYYYDSDEEYYDDDEYYDSDDK; encoded by the exons ATGGTTGATAGCGGTGTTGCtgcggcggcgacggagcagAGGCAGACCATCACCACCAGCACTGCTGAGAGCACCAAGAGCGACGCCGTCAACGCTCCTTCTTCGTCTGACCGCCCAATTCGTGTCTATGCCGACGGGATCTACGATCTGTTTCACTTCGGCCACGCTCGCTCCCTCGAGCAAGCCAAAAAATC GTTTCCGAATACTTACTTGCTTGTTGGATGCTGCAATGATGAGGTTACACACAAGTTCAAAGGGAAGACTGTTATGACTGAATCGGAGCGTTATGAATCCCTTCGCCATTGCAA GTGGGTAGATGAGGTTATTCCTGACGCCCCATGGGTGATTGATCAAGAGTTCTTGGACAAGCACAACATTGATTACGTTGCTCATGATTCTCTCCC TTATGCTGATGCAAGTGGAGCTGGCAACGATGTTTATGAATTT GTCAAAGCTGTGGGGAGGTTTAAAGAGACCAAAAGGACTGAGGGGATCTCTACATCGGACATCATTATGCGGATAGTAAAGGATTATAACCAATATGTGATGCGTAATTTGGACCGTGGATATTCGAGAAAGGAGCTTAATCTTAGCTATGTTAAG GAAAAGCGACTAAGGGTAAATATGCGACTAAGGAAGCTGCAAGAAAAAGTTAAGGAGCATCAAGAAAAGGTTGGGGAGAAG ATACAAACAGTAGCTAAAACAGCTACCATTCGCCGAGACATGTGGGTTGAAAATGCCGACAGACTGGTTGCTGGATTCCTCGAGATGTTTGAGGAACGTTGTCACAAAATG GGAACAGCCATTAGGGACCGGATTCAAGAGAGTTTAAGGGGACAGAATGGAAGCGGCTTACTGGACTACGGGGAAGAAGGCGACGACGAAGAGTACTACTACGATTCCGACGAAGAGTactatgatgatgatgaatacTACGACAGTGATGATAAATAA
- the LOC121753894 gene encoding VQ motif-containing protein 22-like: MAISQTMSNPSDWLFQPYQNDFSQNINTSPTAALANGSSSSSSNNNNNNNNHLSPEEGRVAKPARRRSRASRRTPTTLLNADAANFRAMVQHFTGGPAAASLAAGQHPIPNRVASYVNHVAVAAAAGGFHVQYPQQQPQSMFVMDNGGGGGVPPQTAAGNGINYGNFMV, encoded by the coding sequence ATGGCTATTAGCCAAACCATGTCAAACCCTAGTGATTGGCTATTCCAACCCTACCAAAATGATTTCTCTCAAAACATCAATACTTCTCCCACTGCTGCCCTAGCCAACGGCtcgagcagcagcagcagtaataacaacaacaacaacaataaccaCTTAAGCCCTGAGGAAGGCCGCGTGGCCAAGCCAGCGCGAAGGCGGTCTAGGGCCTCAAGGAGGACCCCCACCACCCTACTCAACGCCGACGCGGCCAACTTCAGGGCCATGGTGCAGCACTTCACCGGGGGCCCCGCCGCCGCCTCATTGGCAGCCGGGCAGCACCCGATCCCCAACCGCGTTGCGAGCTACGTGAACCACGTGGCTGTTGCGGCGGCAGCGGGTGGTTTCCACGTGCAATATCCACAGCAGCAGCCGCAGAGTATGTTTGTGATGGACaacggcggcggtggtggtgtgCCGCCGCAGACGGCGGCGGGGAATGGGATCAATTATGGCAACTTTATGGTTTGA
- the LOC121755511 gene encoding protein FAR-RED ELONGATED HYPOCOTYL 3-like, which produces MDIDLRLPSGEHDKELEEPNGIVNMLDEEEKPLNVDGVGESMGDEDKLHIEDVDDVNSPLPDIDFKDVTILEPLPGMEFGSHGDAYAFYQEYARSVGFNTAIQNSRRSKTSREFIDAKFACSRYGTKREYEKSLNRPRSRQGSNQDAENAPGRRACAKTDCKASMHVKRRSDGKWIIHRFEKEHNHELLPAQAVSEQTRRMYAAMARQFAEYKSAVGLKHDSRSQFEKGRSMAMDAVEASAMLEFFVHMQTLNPNFFYAVNVGEDQRLRSLLWIDAKSRHDYPNFSDVVSFDTSYIRNKYKMPLALFVGVNQHYQFMLLGCALVSDENAATYSWVMQTWLKAMDSQAPKIMLTEQDRFMKSVISDVLPSTLHFFSLWHIIGKISETLNNVIKQNEKFMSKFEKCIYRSWTEEEFEKRWRKLVDRFELKENRLIQSLYEDRKIWVPNFMKDGFFAGMSTGQRSDSVNSFFDKYVHKKTTVQEFIKQYDVILQDRYEEEAKASSDTWNKQPALKSPSPFEKHVASLYTHSVFRKFQVEVLGAVACIPKKEEQVDAVVTFKVQDYERNQEFVVTLNELKSEVSCICRLFELKGFLCRHAMIVLQICGISAIPSQYILKRWTKDAKSRYSIGEGSEQVQSRLQRYNDLCQRAMKLSAEGSLSQESYNLSLRALDEAFETCLNANYSNKNLLEAGHSASPGILCIEEDIQNGSLSKTNKKKNATKKRKVNMEQDVITVGTTDSLQQIEKLSSRPVNLDGFFSHHQGAPGMLNLMGPTRDSYFGNQPAIQGLGQLNSIAPTHDSYYGTQPAMPGMGHMEFFRNTNFGYGIRQDDPNVRTSQLHDDAPRHA; this is translated from the exons ATGGATATAGATCTTAGGTTGCCTTCTGGTGAACATGATAAAGAATTGGAAGAGCCTAATGGTATTGTTAATATGCTAGACGAGGAAGAGAAGCCTCTCAATGTAGATGGAGTGGGTGAGAGTATGGGAGATGAGGACAAGTTGCATATTGAAGATGTGGATGACGTGAATTCTCCCTTACCTGATATTGATTTTAAAGATGTGACGATTCTTGAGCCACTTCCTGGTATGGAATTTGGGTCTCATGGGGACGCCTATGCTTTCTATCAGGAATATGCAAGATCTGTGGGATTTAATACTGCAATTCAGAATAGCCGTCGTTCAAAAACATCAAGGGAATTCATCGACGCAAAATTTGCATGCTCTAGATATGGAACAAAGCGTGAGTATGAGAAATCTTTGAACCGCCCACGCAGTAGGCAAGGAAGCAATCAGGATGCTGAGAATGCTCCAGGTCGTCGAGCATGTGCCAAGACAGATTGTAAAGCAAGCATGCACGTTAAGAGAAGGTCTGATGGGAAATGGATAATCCATAGATTTGAGAAAGAGCATAACCATGAACTGTTACCTGCCCAAGCTGTAAGTGAACAGACCAGAAGGATGTATGCTGCAATGGCTAGACAGTTCGCTGAATATAAAAGTGCAGTCGGTCTTAAACATGACTCCAGAAGCCAATTTGAAAAAGGCAGGAGTATGGCAATGGATGCAGTGGAGGCGAGTGCTATGCTTGAGTTTTTCGTCCATATGCAGACTCTAAATCCAAACTTCTTTTATGCAGTGAATGTTGGCGAGGATCAACGTTTGAGGAGTCTATTATGGATTGATGCCAAAAGCAGGCACGACTATCCCAATTTCAGTGATGTTGTATCTTTTGATACAAGCTATATCAGAAACAAGTATAAAATGCCTCTAGCTCTGTTTGTTGGGGTCAACCAGCACTACCAGTTCATGCTACTTGGATGTGCTTTGGTGTCTGATGAAAACGCTGCGACGTATTCATGGGTCATGCAAACATGGTTGAAGGCTATGGATAGTCAGGCTCCAAAAATTATGCTCACTGAACAAGACAGATTTATGAAATCTGTTATTTCAGATGTTTTGCCATCCACACttcattttttctctttgtGGCATATAATAGGAAAGATTTCAGAAACACTGAATAATGTAATTAAACAGAACGAAAAGTTCATGTCAAAATTCGAAAAATGCATTTATAGGTCATGGACAGAGGAGGAGTTTGAAAAGAGGTGGCGCAAGCTGGTGGACAGATTCGAACTGAAAGAGAACAGGTTGATCCAGTCATTGTATGAAGATCGCAAAATATGGGTGCCTAACTTTATGAAAGATGGATTTTTTGCTGGGATGTCGACAGGTCAACGATCAGATAGTGTGAATTCTTTCTTTGACAAGTATGTTCATAAGAAGACAACTGTGCAAGAGTTCATTAAACAATATGATGTCATTCTGCAAGATAGGTACGAAGAGGAAGCGAAGGCCTCTTCTGATACATGGAATAAACAGCCTGCTTTGAAGTCTCCTTCACCTTTTGAGAAGCATGTAGCTAGCCTTTATACTCATTCTGTATTTAGGAAATTTCAAGTCGAGGTATTGGGCGCAGTAGCTTGTATACCTAAGAAAGAGGAACAAGTTGATGCGGTGGTCACTTTCAAAGTACAAGATTATGAGAGGAATCAGGAATTTGTTGTCACATTGAACGAGTTGAAATCCGAAGTGTCCTGCATATGCCGCTTATTTGAACTGAAAGGTTTCCTTTGTAGACATGCAATGATTGTTCTTCAGATCTGTGGCATCTCAGCAATACCATCACAATATATTTTGAAACGGTGGACCAAAGACGCCAAGAGCAGATACTCAATTGGGGAAGGGTCCGAGCAGGTGCAGTCAAGGCTGCAGCGGTATAATGATCTTTGTCAAAGGGCTATGAAATTGAGCGCAGAAGGATCATTGTCACAAGAGAGTTACAATCTGTCTCTTCGTGCACTTGATGAAGCTTTTGAGACCTGTTTGAATGCCAACTACTCCAATAAGAATCTTCTAGAAGCGGGGCACTCTGCTTCCCCAGGTATTTTGTGCATTGAAGAGGACATTCAAAATGGAAGTTTGAGCAAGACAAATAAGAAGAAGAATGCAACTAAGAAAAGAAAG GTTAACATGGAACAGGATGTTATTACAGTTGGCACAACAGATAGCTTACAACAAATT GAAAAATTGAGTTCTCGACCTGTAAATCTGGACGGATTTTTCAGCCATCACCAAGGTGCTCCGGGAATG CTGAACTTAATGGGCCCCACACGCGATAGTTACTTCGGGAACCAACCGGCCATTCAGGGACTA GGCCAGCTGAACTCTATTGCACCTACTCATGACAGTTACTATGGTACTCAGCCTGCCATGCCTGGAATG GGGCATATGGAATTCTTCCGCAATACAAATTTTGGCTATGGCATTCGG CAGGACGATCCCAACGTGAGAACTTCCCAGTTGCACGACGATGCACCAAGACACGCGTGA
- the LOC121753609 gene encoding gamma aminobutyrate transaminase 1, mitochondrial-like encodes MYRLLQSTLRNATQAGYNLKDVSARQILQKDLVRASTATKWYGTEASVQKDVPSIDDKEFKGHDMLAPFTAGWQSTDVHPLVIAKSEGSYVYDINGKKYLDSLAGLWCTALGGNEPRLVEAATKQLNTLPFYHSFWNRTTKPSLDLASELLEMFTAKKMAKAFFTNSGSEANDTQVKLVWYYNNALGRPNKKKFIARSKSYHGSTLIAASLSGLPALHQKFDLPAPFILHTDCPHYWRFHQQGESEEEFSTRLAKNLENLILKEGPDTIAAFIAEPVMGAGGVIPPPATYFDKVQAVLKKYDILFIADEVICAFGRIGTMFGSDKYGIKPDLVSIAKALSSAYMPIGAVLVSPEISDVIYSQSNKLGSFSHGFTYSGHPVSCAVALEALKIYKERNIVEQVNKIAPKFQEGLKAFSGSPIVGEIRGMGLILGTEFTDNKSPNDPFPAEWGVGAYFGAQCEKRGMLVRVAGDIIMMSPPFIITPQEVDKLIEIYGEALKATEERVAELKSKRK; translated from the exons ATGTATCGCCTCCTTCAATCAACTCTCAGAAACGCCACCCAG GCTGGCTACAACCTTAAAGATGTTTCAGCACGTCAAATTCTACAGAAAGATTTAGTTCGGGCTTCTACAGCTACAAAATGGTATGGTACGGAGGCATCTGTGCAGAAGGATGTTCCATCAATTGACGATAAAGA GTTTAAGGGACATGATATGCTGGCGCCCTTTACGGCTGGATGGCAGTCTACAGACGTGCACCCTCTAGTAATCGCAAAGTCAGAG GGGTCCTATGTGTATGACATTAACGGAAAAAAGTATCTCGATTCTCTCGCTGGTCTATGGTGCACTGCTCTTG GTGGTAACGAGCCTCGTCTTGTTGAAGCTGCGACGAAACAACTAAACACCCTGCCATTTTACCACTCATTTTGGAACCGTACCACAAAACCTTCTTTG GATCTAGCAAGTGAACTTTTGGAGATGTTCACAGCCAAAAAAATGGCCAAGGCCTTCTTCACGAATAGTGGATCAGAAGCCAATGATACACAG GTGAAGTTGGTTTGGTATTACAACAATGCCCTCGGGAGACCGAACAAGAAGAAGTTCATTGCTCGATCAAAATC ATACCATGGCTCGACACTTATAGCAGCCAGTCTTTCTGG TCTGCCTGCTCTACACCAGAAATTTGATCTACCGGCTCCATTTATTCTACATACCGACTGCCCTCATTATTGGCGCTTTCACCAACAAG GTGAGTCAGAGGAGGAGTTCTCGACCAGGTTGGCCAAGAATTTGGAAAACCTCATCCTCAAAGAAGGCCCTGACACG ATTGCTGCTTTCATAGCAGAACCAGTTATGGGGGCTGGTGGCGTGATACCTCCTCCTGCAACGTACTTCGACAAG GTTCAAGCGGTCTTAAAGAAATACGATATTCTCTTTATTGCTGATGAGGTGATATGTGCATTTGGAAGGATCGGGACAATGTTTGGTAGTGATAAGTACGGCATCAAGCCTGATCTCGTCTCTATAGCAAAG GCGCTCTCTTCTGCTTACATGCCTATCGGAGCTGTTCTTGTCAGCCCCGAAATCTCCGATGTCATATACTCTCAGAGCAATAAACTTG GTTCTTTCTCCCACGGATTTACTTACTCCGGACATCCTGTGTCATGTGCCGTTGCACTTGAAGCACTCAAGATCTACAA GGAGAGAAATATAGTTGAGCAAGTAAACAAAATAGCCCCTAAATTTCAAGAAGGTCTGAAAGCGTTTTCGGGTAGTCCCATTGTTGGTGAG ATACGTGGGATGGGATTGATTCTTGGGACGGAATTCACGGATAACAAATCCCCTAACGACCCTTTTCCTGCTGAGTGGG GTGTCGGAGCTTATTTTGGAGCGCAGTGTGAGAAACGGGGCATGTTAGTACGCGTTGCTGGTGACATTATCATGATGTCTCCTCCATTTATCATCACTCCTCAAGAAGTTGATAAG CTGATAGAGATATATGGAGAGGCCCTCAAAGCTACAGAAGAAAGGGTGGCAGAGCTCAAGTCTAAGAGGAAATAA